GGCACGACCCCGTCGGGCCGGCGCCGCGTCGGCATCCGCTGGTCGCGGCGGTGCGGCACCGCTGGCCGGCCGGGCTGGCCCTGCTGATGACCGCCGACAACTGGGTGTCGCCGAGCGTGCTCAGCCCGTGGACGCTGCTGGTGCTGCCCGCCGGCTACCTGGTCATCGGCGCGTACCGACGCCGGCTGGGCGGGCCGGGCGTGCTGGCCCGGCAGCTCGTCGGGCTGGCCGGCTGGTCGGGCCTGGCGCTGGTGGCGGTCCTGGTCGGCGGTCAGGTCGCGGCGTGGCTGGTCGCGGTCGGCTGGCTCGCCCACGCGGTCTGGGACGTCGTCCACTACCGCCGCGACGAGGTGGTGCCGCGCGGGTACGCGCAGTGGTGCGCGGTCCTCGACGCGGTGCTCGGCGTCACCATCGTCCTGGCCGTCCTCAGCGCCTGACCGGCGCGTCGGGCCGCCCGCCGGCACGGGGCGACGGGCGACCCGACCGGGGGCCGGGACCGGGCGGTCGAGGCGGTCGAGGCGACCGGCGGACGGCGGGTTGCCGGTCGCCTCGGCGGGCCGGGGGCGGTGATGAAAGGCTTGTGACATGAGTTCGGCACCTGACAACACCCACCCCACCGACGACGGCACCGACGAGGCGACCGGCTTCGCGGAGCTCGGGCTCCGCGACGAGCTGCTCGGCGCGCTGTCCGCCCTGGGCTACGAGGAGCCCACGCCCATCCAGCGGGAGGCGATCCCTCCGCTGCTGGCCGGGCAGGACCTGCTGGGGCAGGCGGCGACCGGCACCGGCAAGACGGCGGCGTTCGCGCTGCCGCTGTTGCAGCGGATGCCGGCGCGCGGCGAGGCGGGTGACCCGGTGGCGCTGGTGCTGGTGCCGACCCGGGAGCTGGCGGTTCAGGTGTCGGAGGCGTTCCATCGTTACGGCCGGGAGCTGGGCGCCCGGGTGCTGCCGATCTACGGCGGGCAGCCGATCGGCCGCCAGCTGCGCGCGCTCGACGCCGGGGTGGACGTGGTGGTCGCCACGCCGGGCCGGGCGCTGGACCACATCGCCCGGGGCACGCTGCGGCTGGGCGCGCTGGCCACGGTGGTGCTGGACGAGGCCGACGAGATGCTGGACATGGGCTTCGCCGAGGACATCGAGGCGATCCTGGAGCACGCTCCGGACGAGCGGCAGACGGTGCTCTTCTCGGCCACCATGCCGTCGCGGATCGACGGGATGGCCCGCCAGCACCTCAGCGACCCGGTCCGCATCCAGATCGAGCGGGAGCAGCCGGTCGCCGGGGAGGCGCCCCGGGTGCGGCAGAGCGCGTACATCGTCGCGCGGGCGCACAAGCCGGCCGCCCTGGGTCGGGTGCTGGACGTGGAGTCACCGACGGCTGCGATCGTGTTCTGCCGCAGCCGTGAGGAGGTGGACCGGCTGACCGAGACGATGAACGGCCGGGGCTACCGCGCGGAGGCGCTGCACGGTGGGATGAGCCAGGAGCAGCGTGACCGGGTGATGGGGCGGCTGCGGGCGGGCACGGCGGACCTGCTGGTCGCCACCGACGTCGCCGCCCGGGGCCTGGACGTCGAGCAGCTCACCCACGTGGTCAACTACGACGTCCCGTCGGCGCCCGAGTCGTACGTGCACCGGATCGGCCGGGTGGGCCGCGCCGGCCGCGAGGGGGTCGCGATCACCCTCGCCGAGCCGCGCGAGCACCGGATGCTCAAGACGATCGAGCGGGTCACCGGGCAGCGGATCATGATCGACAAGATCCCGACGGTGGCGGACCTGCGCACCCGGCGGCTGGAGCTGACCCAGGCGGCGCTGCGGGAGAGCCTGCTGGAGGACGAGCTGGAGTCGTTCCGGGTGATCGTGGAGTCGCTGACCGACGAGTTCGACCTGATGGAGGTGGCTCTCGCGGCGGTGAAGCTGGCCCACGAGGCGGCCTCGCCGGGCGCGGACGACGACGAGGAGGAGATCCCGCAGGTCCCGCTGCGCGGCCCTCGCGAGGGGCGGCCGGAGGGCCGGGGCGAGCGGCGGCCGGCGGGCCGGCCCCGCGCCGGCGGCACCACGCAGGTGTTCGTGGGGTTGGGGCGGCGGGCCGGGGTGCGCCCGCAGGACCTGGTGGGGGCGATCACCGGTGAGACCCGGGTCAGTGGCCGGGACATCGGCTCGATCGAGATCGCGGACCGGTTCTCCCTGATCGAGGTCCCCTACGCCGTCGCCGACGAGGTGATCGCCGGGCTGCGGGGCAGCACCATCAAGGGCCGCAAGGCGACCGTACGCCGGGACCGTGACGGCGACGACCAGGACCGGCGTGCCCGCGCCTCGGACCGCCCGTACGACGGTGGCGGGCGACGGTTCGACGACGGTGGCGGGCGCCGGTTCGACGGCGGTGGCCGGCGCTTCGACGGCGACCGGCGGGACCGGCGCGACCGCTGAGCGACGCCTCGACGGCTCGCGCCGCTGAACGACGCTGACCGGCTCGCGCGCCGGACGACGGAAGCCCCCGGCGCCGCCACCCCGAGAGGGGCGGCGGCCGGGGGCCTTCCCGTGGTGCGGCCGTCAGGCGGCGGCGAGCGCCGGGCCGTCCAGCGACTCCGCGTCGATCTCGGCCGGGCGCAGCGCCAGGGCGAGCACGTCGGCCACGTCCGCGAGGGTGTGGATGGTCAGGGCCTCACGGACCTCGGTGGGCAGGTCGTCCAGGTCCGGCTCGTTGCGGGCCGGGATGATCACCTCGGTCAGGCCGGCCCGGTGCGCGGCGAGCAGCTTCTGCTTCACCCCGCCGATGGGCAGCACCCGCCCGGACAGCGTCACCTCACCGGTCATGCCGAACTCCGGCCGCACCGGCCGTCCGGTCACCAGGGAGGCCAGCGCGGTCACCATGGTGATGCCGGCACTGGGGCCGTCCTTGGGCACCGCGCCCGCCGGGAAGTGGACGTGGATCCGACGTCCGGCCAGGGCGTTCGGGTCGATGCCGAAGCGTCGCCCGTTGGAGCGCAGGTACGACAGCGCGATGTGCGCCGACTCCTTCATGACGTCGCCGAGCTGGCCGGTGAGGGTCAGTCCCGGCTCGCCCTCCATGCTGGTCGCCTCGATGAAGAGCACGTCCCCACCGGCGCCGGTCACGGCCAGGCCGGTCGCCACACCCGGCACGGCCGTGCGCTCCGCCGACTCGGGCGTGAACTTCGGCCGGCCCAGGTAGCGGGCCAGGTTGTCGGTGCCCACCTCGACCGGGGTCGGGTCGTCGGCCAGCGCGACCGTCACCTTGCGCAGGATCTTGGCCAGCGAGCGTTCGAACTGCCGGACGCCGGCCTCGCGGGTGTACTCCCCCGCGATCCGGGCGAGCGCCTCGTCGGAGACGGTCACCTCGTCGGTGGTCAGGCCGGCCCGCTCCCGCTGCCGGGGCAGCAGGTGGTCGCGGGCGATGGCGACCTTCTCGTCCTCGGTGTAGCCGTCCAGGGCGACCAGCTCCATCCGGTCCAGCAGCGGGCCGGGGATGGCCTCCACCACGTTCGCGGTGGCCAGGAACAGCACGTCCGACAGGTCGAGGTCGACCTCCAGGTAGTGGTCCCGGAAGGTGTGGTTCTGCGCCGGGTCGAGCACCTCCAGCAGGGCGGCGGCCGGGTCACCGGCGTAGCCGGCGGCCAGCTTGTCGACCTCGTCGAGGAGCACGACCGGGTTCATCGAGCCGGCCTCCCGCAGCGCGCGGACGATCCGGCCGGGCAGCGCGCCGACGTAGGTGCGCCGGTGACCGCGGATCTCCGCCTCGTCGCGGACACCGCCGAGGGACACCCGGACGAAGTTGCGGCCGAGCGCCCGGGCGACGGACTCGCCGAGGCTGGTCTTGCCGACACCGGGAGGGCCGGCGAGAGCGAGCACCGCGCCGGAGCCACGCCCGCCGACGACGCCGAGGTTGCGCTCGGCGCGACGGTTGCGCACCGCCAGGTACTCCAGGATGCGGTCCTTCACGTCGGCCAGGCCGGCGTGGTCGGCGTCGAGCACCTCGCGGGCCGCGGCCAGGTCGGTGTTGTCCTGCGTACGCGTGCTCCACGGCATCTCCAGCACCGTGTCCAGCCAGGTCCGGATCCAGCCCGCCTCCGGGGACGCGTCGCTGGCCCGCTCCAGCTTGCCGACCTCACGCATCGCCGCCTCCCGGACCTTCTCCGGCAGGTCGGCGGCCTCCACGCGGGAGCGGTAGTCGGCGGAGCCGTCCGGCTCGTCCTCGCCGAGCTCCTTGCGGATCGCGGCGAGCTGCTGGCGCAGCAGGAACTCCCGCTGGGACTTCTCCAGCCCCTCCCGCACCTCGGTGTTGATCTGCTCGGTGACCTCCTGCTCGGCCAGGTGGTCCTTCACCCAGCCGACCAGCAGCTCCAGCCGGGCGGTGACGTCCGGCGCGGCGAGCAGCTCGGTCTTCTGGTCGAGGGTCAACCAGGGGGCGTAGCCGGCCGAGTCGGCCAGCTCGGAGAGGTCGGTCATCCGCTCCACGGCGTCGATGACCTGCCAGGCGCCCCGCTGCTGCAGGACCGAGGTCACCAGCGCGCGGTACTCGCGGGCGAGTTCGCGGGCCTTGCCGGCCGGGGCGGGTTCGGACAGTTCGGTCGCCTCGACCCACAGCGCGGCACCCGGTCCGGGCACGCCGGAGCCGATGCGGGCGCGGGCGAGGCCGCGGATCACGGCGGCGGGCTCCCCGCTGGGCAGCCGGCCGACCTTCTCGATGGTGGCGATCGCGCCGACCGGGCCGTACTCGCCGTCGATGCGGGGCACGGCCAGCAGCGTACGGTCGCCGGTCGCGCGTGCCGCGTCGACCGCGGCCTGGGTGGTCGGGTCGAGGGTCACCGGGATGACCATGCCGGGCAGCAGCACGGCGTCGGTCAGGGGAAGTACCGGAAGAGTTGCCATCGAACACCTGCTATCGCGTTGAGTTGAGCGTGTCAGGCTCAAGTAACAAAGCGTTCCCTTTCTTCCGGGGTGTGACCCAGACCACGTCCGACCGGCGGCCGCGACGGCGGCAGGAGCAGCTCCCGCAGCAGCGGGGCCCCGCCGGCGAGGACCACCGCGAGCGGAATCGCGAGGCTGGTCAGGGCCAGTGCGGCCACCGCCGGGCCGGGCAGTCCGACGGCCGCCGCGACGATGGTCGCCGCGGCGAAGACGACCAACTTGATCCGCGTACGGGCGACGGGTACGGATGGCTGGGTCGACATGGGCGCACTCCTGTCCCGAGGTCGTCAGCTGGGCTTGTTCGCGGTCTTGTTCCCCGGGCCGCGGGTGGCGGCCGGGTTGGTGCTGTAGAGGCGCGGGTCACCGGGCGGCAGGACCGGTTCGGGCGCGTGGGCGCGAGGGCTGCCGTCGTAGCGGAACCGCCCCCTGCCGTCCGGGGCGGACCCGGTCGCCCACCGCCCCTCGGAGGCGTCGCTACCGTCCGAGAAGTCGAGGTACGTGTAGCCGAACTGCTCGGTCAGCTCCGCGGAGTCCGGGAAGGCGTCCGGGACCGGCAGCTCCTCCAGGCCGTCCTCCTTGAGCTGTTCGACGGCCGCCAGCCACATGTTCTGGTGCATGGTGTCGCGCGCCAGCAGGAAGCGGAGCATCTGTTTGACGCCCGGGTCGTCGGTCATGTGGAACAGGCGGGCGACCTGGAGCCGACCCTGCGCCTCGGCGGTCGCGTTGAGCTGGAAGTCGGCCATGAGGTTCCCGCTGGCGGTGAGGAACGCGCCGTTCCACGGGACTCCGGCGCTGTCCACCGGCAGCGCACCGCCGCCGCCGTGGATGAAGTGCGCGGGGTTCGAGCCGCCGTAGATCACCCCCACCATCGGATTCTCCTCGGCCGCCTCGCCCAGCGACAGCGGGGCGTTGTCCAACAGCCGGGTGATCATGGTGGCGATCATCTCGACGTGGCC
This genomic stretch from Micromonospora krabiensis harbors:
- the lon gene encoding endopeptidase La; translated protein: MATLPVLPLTDAVLLPGMVIPVTLDPTTQAAVDAARATGDRTLLAVPRIDGEYGPVGAIATIEKVGRLPSGEPAAVIRGLARARIGSGVPGPGAALWVEATELSEPAPAGKARELAREYRALVTSVLQQRGAWQVIDAVERMTDLSELADSAGYAPWLTLDQKTELLAAPDVTARLELLVGWVKDHLAEQEVTEQINTEVREGLEKSQREFLLRQQLAAIRKELGEDEPDGSADYRSRVEAADLPEKVREAAMREVGKLERASDASPEAGWIRTWLDTVLEMPWSTRTQDNTDLAAAREVLDADHAGLADVKDRILEYLAVRNRRAERNLGVVGGRGSGAVLALAGPPGVGKTSLGESVARALGRNFVRVSLGGVRDEAEIRGHRRTYVGALPGRIVRALREAGSMNPVVLLDEVDKLAAGYAGDPAAALLEVLDPAQNHTFRDHYLEVDLDLSDVLFLATANVVEAIPGPLLDRMELVALDGYTEDEKVAIARDHLLPRQRERAGLTTDEVTVSDEALARIAGEYTREAGVRQFERSLAKILRKVTVALADDPTPVEVGTDNLARYLGRPKFTPESAERTAVPGVATGLAVTGAGGDVLFIEATSMEGEPGLTLTGQLGDVMKESAHIALSYLRSNGRRFGIDPNALAGRRIHVHFPAGAVPKDGPSAGITMVTALASLVTGRPVRPEFGMTGEVTLSGRVLPIGGVKQKLLAAHRAGLTEVIIPARNEPDLDDLPTEVREALTIHTLADVADVLALALRPAEIDAESLDGPALAAA
- a CDS encoding manganese catalase family protein, translating into MFSHVKDLQFEAKPDGPDAAFARRLQEILGGKWGEMTVANQYLFQGWNCRLPGKYKDLLLDVGTEEMGHVEMIATMITRLLDNAPLSLGEAAEENPMVGVIYGGSNPAHFIHGGGGALPVDSAGVPWNGAFLTASGNLMADFQLNATAEAQGRLQVARLFHMTDDPGVKQMLRFLLARDTMHQNMWLAAVEQLKEDGLEELPVPDAFPDSAELTEQFGYTYLDFSDGSDASEGRWATGSAPDGRGRFRYDGSPRAHAPEPVLPPGDPRLYSTNPAATRGPGNKTANKPS